Proteins encoded within one genomic window of Empedobacter falsenii:
- a CDS encoding YfhO family protein, whose protein sequence is MKNKKNLLYVLISLLLFVVIALVYCSPVLSGKSVIQPDIINYKGSAQEMLTYQDKTGENVYWSDAMFGGMPTYQTGAKYSFDIIKTIDGAFRFLPRPADYIFLLFTGFFILGLTLFKKWQYALVGAIFFAFGSYYFELIAAGHNGKLHTIGYFAPLVAGILLLYRKKYIAGFVLTTLFMGLQLQANHIQMTFYLFLAMLVFVIVQFIDSLKKKELPDFLKSSALVIVAVIIAAGLNANRLLSTYEYSKETTRGKSEMTLLKKNSNGLDHDYITQWSYGKLETLNLFIPNLMGGGSQTNPEDLKNYTSELQNAQYSLGEDEFNQQVFQAVASQPRSTYWGDQPGTSGPAYQGAVVVFLFIIGMFMVRGKYVTYKKWLVGATILSFILAWGKNLPFVTNLFIDYFPMYDKFRAVSSILVIAEFTMPFLAILTLYYFFNSDESDEFKKKVLYIAGGSTVGILIIFFLFGGMIFPFTSENEKLMTEQLIGQIQQANPNAIGLWDGLIKRLDEALIQDRISMFKADTVRTLIFVLFTMALLLAYLFKFIKKPIIVILAIGALAFIDGFTVNKRYLNEDNFVSKYIVDNPFPTEMSPRLQTEAENNNNVAQIAYKVPLNNLLLNISKQDKSHFRVYNTVLSTFNEAGTSYFVPSIGGYHAAKLGKYQDVVDIYFSQDPQLKKYGIKDETGLINVLNMMNTKYIIHGSPTEPQVQQNPTALGSAWLASNIKWTENANDEILAINSTPVDHTVILRKDLVENKNLNVSADANSKIELVDYSPMKMTYKSSSNADQIAVFSEVYYPHGWIATVDGKEVPIEKANYVLRAVPVQKGNHTIVMEFKPQVISTGNMIVIVSNILLLIVVAGGIYLGYKKCSTKENLNLAAEKA, encoded by the coding sequence ATGAAAAATAAAAAGAATTTACTCTACGTTCTTATCTCATTGCTGCTTTTTGTAGTGATTGCATTGGTGTATTGTTCACCAGTTTTATCGGGAAAATCTGTTATTCAGCCTGATATTATCAACTACAAAGGTAGTGCGCAAGAAATGTTAACGTATCAAGACAAAACAGGCGAAAATGTCTATTGGTCTGATGCGATGTTTGGTGGAATGCCAACCTATCAAACTGGTGCGAAATATAGTTTTGATATCATCAAAACCATTGATGGCGCATTCAGATTTTTACCGCGTCCCGCAGATTACATTTTCTTGTTATTTACAGGATTTTTTATACTTGGCTTAACGCTTTTCAAAAAGTGGCAATACGCTTTAGTCGGTGCAATTTTCTTTGCATTTGGTTCGTATTATTTCGAATTAATTGCAGCCGGACATAACGGAAAGCTACATACAATTGGGTATTTCGCGCCTTTGGTTGCCGGAATTCTTCTATTGTATCGCAAAAAATACATTGCAGGTTTTGTACTCACAACCTTGTTTATGGGATTGCAATTACAAGCCAATCACATTCAAATGACGTTCTATTTGTTTTTAGCGATGTTGGTTTTTGTAATCGTTCAATTCATCGATAGTTTAAAGAAAAAAGAATTACCAGATTTCTTAAAATCATCTGCATTAGTAATTGTCGCTGTAATTATTGCAGCAGGATTGAATGCAAATCGATTATTGTCAACTTACGAATACAGTAAAGAAACGACACGTGGAAAGTCTGAAATGACGTTGTTGAAAAAGAATTCGAATGGATTAGATCACGATTATATCACACAATGGAGTTATGGGAAATTAGAAACACTAAATCTTTTTATTCCAAATTTGATGGGAGGTGGTTCGCAAACGAATCCAGAAGATTTAAAGAATTATACATCCGAATTACAAAATGCACAGTATAGCCTTGGTGAAGATGAGTTCAATCAGCAGGTTTTTCAAGCTGTGGCAAGTCAGCCTAGAAGTACATATTGGGGAGATCAGCCAGGAACTTCTGGACCCGCTTATCAGGGAGCTGTAGTTGTTTTCTTGTTTATTATCGGAATGTTTATGGTGCGTGGAAAATACGTAACCTATAAAAAATGGTTAGTTGGAGCAACGATTTTAAGTTTCATTTTAGCTTGGGGTAAAAATTTACCTTTCGTTACCAACTTATTCATCGACTATTTCCCTATGTACGATAAATTCCGTGCCGTATCATCAATCTTGGTGATTGCCGAATTTACAATGCCTTTCTTAGCAATTTTGACTTTATATTATTTCTTTAATTCTGACGAATCAGATGAATTCAAAAAGAAAGTACTTTATATAGCTGGTGGTTCTACAGTCGGAATTCTAATTATTTTCTTCTTATTCGGTGGAATGATTTTTCCATTTACATCAGAGAATGAAAAATTAATGACTGAACAATTAATCGGACAAATTCAGCAAGCAAATCCAAATGCAATCGGACTTTGGGATGGATTAATAAAACGATTAGATGAAGCATTAATTCAAGATAGAATTTCTATGTTTAAAGCGGATACAGTTCGCACATTGATTTTTGTTTTGTTCACAATGGCTTTGTTGTTGGCTTATTTATTCAAGTTTATCAAAAAACCAATTATCGTCATTTTAGCGATTGGTGCATTGGCTTTTATTGACGGATTTACGGTGAATAAAAGATATTTGAACGAAGATAATTTTGTATCTAAATACATTGTTGATAATCCTTTCCCAACTGAAATGTCGCCTCGTTTACAAACTGAAGCAGAGAACAACAATAATGTAGCGCAAATTGCTTACAAAGTTCCATTGAATAATTTATTATTAAATATTTCAAAACAAGATAAATCACATTTCCGTGTGTACAATACGGTTTTGAGTACATTTAATGAAGCTGGAACTTCATATTTTGTTCCTTCAATTGGTGGTTATCATGCGGCGAAATTAGGAAAATACCAAGATGTTGTGGATATCTATTTTTCTCAAGATCCGCAATTGAAAAAATATGGAATCAAAGATGAAACAGGTTTGATTAATGTATTGAATATGATGAATACGAAATACATTATTCATGGAAGTCCAACGGAGCCGCAAGTACAGCAAAATCCTACAGCTTTGGGAAGTGCGTGGTTAGCCTCAAATATTAAATGGACAGAAAATGCAAATGATGAAATTTTAGCGATAAATTCTACACCAGTTGATCATACGGTTATTTTACGTAAAGATTTGGTTGAGAATAAAAACTTAAATGTTTCGGCAGATGCTAATTCTAAAATTGAATTGGTTGATTATTCACCGATGAAAATGACGTATAAATCTTCTTCTAACGCAGATCAAATTGCTGTTTTCTCAGAAGTTTATTATCCGCACGGTTGGATTGCAACGGTTGATGGAAAAGAAGTTCCGATCGAAAAAGCGAATTATGTTTTGCGTGCAGTTCCTGTACAGAAAGGAAATCACACAATCGTGATGGAATTTAAACCACAAGTTATTTCTACTGGAAATATGATTGTGATTGTTTCGAATATTTTACTTTTAATCGTTGTGGCTGGAGGTATTTATTTGGGATATAAAAAATGTTCTACAAAAGAGAATTTAAACTTAGCCGCTGAAAAGGCTTAA
- a CDS encoding glycosyltransferase family 4 protein, which yields MKKILIITYYWPPAGGPGVQRWLKFTKYLPEFGYETYVYIPENPSYPILDETLAKDINPKVKIVKNKIWEPYQLAEKLNPKNKAYKGGHFEKKENQSFMSRLSVFVRGNFFIPDARKFWVNPSAEYLKDFLQKENIDTIVTSGPPHSLHLIGLKLKKQLPNLKWLADFRDPWTQISYHKELKLTSWAAKKHEDLEREVMQKADVVLATSYADGENFKKIGAKHVEVITNGFEEVKQQTEKDQNHFHLMYSGGLEMLRNPIALWKALAEISNENQSFREDFKLNFYGSLADDVKQTILEQGLQNNLIVHGYVSHQESLHAINSANILLLTNFDNVASKGIIPGKLFEYMATGNPILAVGPADADVKKILQKTKAGDYFSHQQVNEIKTYILSIYNQWLRNPNQKFETNEAEVQQFNRKNLTKKLVEVVRGLS from the coding sequence ATGAAAAAAATATTAATCATCACCTATTACTGGCCTCCTGCGGGAGGTCCTGGTGTTCAAAGATGGTTGAAATTCACAAAATATCTTCCTGAATTTGGATATGAAACCTACGTTTATATTCCAGAAAATCCTTCTTATCCAATTCTCGACGAAACTTTAGCGAAGGACATTAATCCAAAAGTTAAAATCGTCAAGAATAAAATTTGGGAACCTTATCAGTTGGCAGAAAAACTGAATCCAAAAAATAAAGCTTACAAAGGTGGACATTTTGAGAAGAAAGAAAATCAATCTTTCATGTCGAGATTGTCGGTTTTTGTGCGTGGAAATTTCTTTATTCCAGATGCGCGCAAGTTTTGGGTAAATCCTTCTGCGGAATATTTGAAAGACTTTTTACAGAAAGAAAATATTGATACGATTGTAACTTCTGGTCCGCCTCATAGTTTACATTTAATCGGTTTGAAATTGAAAAAACAATTACCAAATCTCAAATGGTTGGCAGATTTTCGTGATCCTTGGACGCAAATTAGTTATCATAAAGAATTGAAATTAACTTCTTGGGCAGCTAAAAAACACGAAGATTTAGAGCGTGAAGTGATGCAAAAAGCAGATGTTGTTTTAGCAACTAGTTATGCTGATGGAGAGAATTTTAAGAAGATTGGCGCAAAACATGTAGAAGTAATCACAAATGGTTTTGAAGAAGTAAAACAACAAACAGAAAAAGATCAAAATCACTTTCATTTGATGTATTCTGGAGGTTTGGAAATGCTTCGAAATCCAATTGCTTTGTGGAAAGCTTTAGCCGAAATTAGCAACGAAAATCAATCATTTCGAGAAGATTTTAAACTTAATTTTTATGGTTCTTTGGCTGATGATGTTAAACAAACAATTCTTGAACAAGGTTTACAAAATAACTTGATTGTTCACGGATATGTTTCGCACCAAGAATCGTTACATGCGATTAATTCTGCAAATATTCTGTTGTTAACAAATTTTGATAATGTTGCTTCGAAAGGAATTATTCCAGGGAAATTATTCGAATATATGGCAACTGGAAATCCAATTTTAGCGGTTGGTCCAGCGGATGCTGATGTCAAAAAAATACTTCAAAAAACAAAAGCGGGCGATTATTTTTCTCATCAACAAGTCAATGAAATCAAAACATACATTCTTTCGATTTACAATCAATGGTTGAGAAATCCAAACCAAAAATTTGAAACCAACGAAGCCGAAGTTCAACAATTCAACCGTAAAAATTTAACGAAGAAATTGGTTGAAGTGGTAAGAGGATTATCATAA
- a CDS encoding T9SS type B sorting domain-containing protein — protein sequence MKRYLLIIFLFFNIIQSFAQLDTKHWFAPMVDRTGNPYPSQRIYLSTNRTTPFEVKIYNNNLVVGNVTISKGNPGYFVIPRNLIITSDVADLYKPVKMGLYLEADYAYFANLRFSVANHAEIITSKGRAGIGDLFYTVMAPITTYNDILNFMTSVLATEDNTVVKISNFNPNIIFSDGVKRSEFNITLNKGESYIIEGGGNYQVNYEGFIGAKIESDKPISVTNGNFNGQYAGYYPNASDILMDQNVPVQQLGKDFVLVKGNGAVGQNMEGAIVVATKDNTEIYVNNESVPLVTINEGEYFVVKDYKYINQGKDHYNLFIQTTEKAYVYQLLAGSENASTEATGGMNFIPALNCFLPKSIDEIGLIDENPILYTNNNQGGITKIPTKLNLITEKGAVVTVNGSVPNSNYGPFNLTGTTDWVTYGIPDVKGNITIKSDKAITGGITAGSDAAGYGGFFAGLPTKPKIVAEGCFPDVTLTVTPDIYETYQWFEDGVAIPGATEVTFKPTRLGNYSVEVTIGTCPPLKDEYKLRTCPDESELEFETCGVAPIHITPKFTKSAQTINFNETKIVENPSKGVVTINTVKGIITYTPNKGQKGYDEFKYIIYGSDKFEDSEIVTVKILINELIVNNATVYACNVNGKGIFDLSDANVTSDPDVTKNYYPTKEDAENEVNEIIDFEHYESTNKKVYVVVKNKTGCKEIAEIQLEFFPFPQIDLTKYQTTYCGSKMNIKLDEIIRQIFSNRELFTVKYYLNEQDALDGNTNTISSQNIFTADTKVYVRIETLKGCQPEIITLEFKFGEKVKLNQEVLDVDVCDNDFDGVYTFNLNDYVLVNFVNDYNYDYKFFETFDDAENNINSINSNQVVNRNKTFYVRFEKAGLCFSIAVINTFVSVPEYSSTLKDVKICPNTKTILDAGDNYLDYKWSTGETTQTIEVGVGDYWVELLSKEGCPYVHNVNVSHFQLPNIVMIKTVNGRAEIIVEGGTPPYKYSLNGVDWQSSNVFEPLKEGNYTVYVISADNCTPVTKDFFVNLIPNFISPNNDGYNDSWRAQFLGYKNAIVQIFDRYGAIIKDEVVNDEYIWDGKKNGFTVPSDSYWYRIKLNDKEIITGYITVKNK from the coding sequence ATGAAGAGATATTTACTTATTATATTTTTATTTTTTAACATAATCCAATCTTTTGCACAACTTGATACAAAACATTGGTTTGCTCCAATGGTTGATAGAACTGGAAATCCATATCCAAGTCAAAGAATATATTTATCTACGAATAGAACAACGCCTTTTGAGGTTAAAATCTATAACAATAATTTGGTTGTAGGTAATGTAACAATAAGTAAAGGAAATCCTGGTTATTTTGTAATCCCACGAAACTTGATAATTACTTCAGATGTGGCTGATTTATATAAACCCGTTAAGATGGGATTGTATTTAGAAGCAGATTACGCTTATTTTGCGAATCTTAGATTTTCTGTTGCCAATCATGCAGAAATTATTACTTCTAAAGGTAGAGCTGGAATAGGAGATTTGTTTTATACAGTTATGGCTCCTATAACAACGTACAATGATATTTTGAACTTTATGACAAGTGTTTTAGCTACAGAGGATAACACTGTTGTGAAAATTTCAAATTTCAATCCTAATATTATTTTTAGTGATGGAGTAAAAAGGAGCGAGTTCAATATTACTTTGAATAAAGGTGAATCCTATATTATTGAAGGTGGCGGAAATTATCAAGTGAATTATGAAGGTTTTATTGGTGCTAAAATTGAATCAGACAAACCTATATCTGTAACAAATGGTAATTTTAATGGACAATATGCTGGTTATTATCCAAATGCATCAGATATATTAATGGATCAAAATGTTCCAGTTCAACAATTGGGAAAAGATTTCGTATTAGTAAAAGGAAATGGAGCTGTTGGACAAAATATGGAAGGAGCAATAGTGGTCGCGACTAAAGATAATACAGAGATTTATGTCAATAATGAATCAGTTCCATTAGTTACTATAAATGAAGGTGAGTATTTTGTAGTTAAAGATTACAAATATATTAATCAAGGGAAAGATCATTATAATTTATTTATTCAAACAACTGAGAAAGCCTATGTTTATCAATTATTAGCTGGATCAGAAAATGCATCAACAGAAGCAACAGGCGGAATGAATTTTATTCCAGCACTTAATTGTTTTCTACCAAAATCAATTGATGAAATAGGTTTGATCGATGAAAATCCAATTCTTTACACGAATAATAATCAAGGAGGAATAACTAAAATACCCACAAAACTTAATTTGATTACTGAAAAAGGAGCTGTAGTTACTGTAAATGGTTCAGTTCCCAATTCAAATTATGGTCCTTTTAATTTGACAGGTACTACAGATTGGGTGACATATGGAATACCTGATGTTAAAGGAAATATTACGATCAAATCAGATAAAGCAATTACAGGAGGAATTACAGCTGGAAGTGATGCTGCTGGATATGGGGGTTTTTTTGCAGGATTACCAACAAAACCAAAAATCGTAGCAGAAGGATGTTTTCCTGATGTAACATTAACAGTAACACCAGATATATACGAAACATATCAATGGTTTGAGGATGGGGTTGCTATTCCAGGAGCAACCGAAGTAACTTTTAAACCAACAAGATTAGGAAATTATTCGGTAGAAGTTACAATAGGTACTTGTCCGCCATTAAAAGACGAATATAAATTAAGAACTTGTCCTGATGAATCAGAATTAGAATTTGAAACATGTGGAGTTGCTCCAATTCATATTACTCCAAAATTTACAAAATCTGCCCAAACGATTAATTTCAATGAAACCAAGATAGTAGAAAATCCTTCAAAAGGAGTCGTTACAATTAACACTGTAAAAGGTATTATTACTTATACGCCAAATAAAGGGCAAAAAGGTTATGATGAATTCAAATATATAATTTATGGATCTGATAAATTTGAGGATAGTGAGATTGTAACAGTTAAAATTTTGATTAATGAACTCATTGTTAATAATGCAACGGTCTATGCGTGTAATGTAAATGGTAAAGGTATTTTTGATCTATCTGATGCAAATGTAACTTCTGATCCAGATGTGACAAAAAATTATTATCCTACGAAAGAAGATGCAGAAAATGAAGTGAATGAAATAATAGATTTTGAGCATTATGAATCTACAAATAAGAAAGTTTATGTAGTTGTCAAAAATAAAACAGGATGTAAAGAAATTGCCGAAATACAATTAGAGTTTTTTCCTTTTCCACAGATTGATTTAACTAAATATCAAACTACATATTGTGGAAGCAAAATGAATATTAAACTTGATGAAATTATCCGACAAATTTTTTCTAACCGAGAATTGTTTACAGTAAAATATTATTTAAATGAGCAAGATGCTTTAGACGGAAATACGAATACAATTTCATCTCAAAATATATTTACTGCTGATACAAAAGTGTACGTAAGAATTGAGACATTGAAAGGTTGTCAACCAGAAATTATTACTTTAGAATTTAAATTCGGTGAAAAAGTAAAACTTAATCAAGAAGTTTTAGATGTAGATGTTTGTGATAACGATTTTGATGGAGTTTATACATTCAATTTGAATGATTATGTTTTAGTAAATTTTGTTAATGATTATAATTACGATTATAAGTTTTTTGAAACCTTCGATGACGCTGAGAATAACATAAATTCAATTAATTCTAATCAAGTTGTAAATAGAAATAAAACTTTTTATGTGAGATTTGAAAAAGCAGGTTTATGTTTTTCTATTGCTGTTATTAATACTTTTGTATCTGTTCCGGAATACTCATCAACGCTAAAAGATGTGAAAATATGTCCTAATACCAAAACTATTTTAGATGCAGGAGATAATTATTTAGATTATAAATGGAGTACAGGTGAAACAACACAGACGATTGAGGTTGGGGTTGGAGATTATTGGGTAGAACTTCTTTCAAAAGAGGGATGTCCATATGTTCACAATGTTAATGTTTCTCATTTTCAATTACCAAATATTGTAATGATAAAAACTGTCAATGGACGTGCAGAAATCATTGTAGAAGGAGGAACACCACCATATAAATACTCATTAAATGGTGTAGATTGGCAAAGTTCGAATGTCTTTGAACCTTTAAAAGAAGGAAATTATACTGTTTATGTAATTTCGGCTGATAATTGTACTCCAGTAACAAAAGATTTTTTTGTAAACTTAATTCCTAATTTTATTTCACCTAATAATGATGGTTATAATGATAGTTGGAGAGCACAATTTTTAGGTTACAAAAATGCAATTGTTCAAATCTTTGATCGATATGGAGCAATTATAAAAGATGAAGTTGTGAATGATGAATATATTTGGGATGGTAAAAAGAATGGTTTTACAGTTCCTTCTGATAGTTATTGGTACAGAATAAAATTGAATGATAAAGAAATTATTACAGGCTATATAACAGTTAAAAATAAATAA